From a single Chrysiogenia bacterium genomic region:
- a CDS encoding glycosyltransferase family 39 protein, translating to MSENENDELDWRSQWGPELLILALAVLLRVWDFGAAEFVRYADRDAYRGWLMIHGKLRSMMGPELTYGGNLPGPFLYLTLGFVLLLFGGNPESLVGLAALCSLGALGLSYFAVRELFGRRVALVAALHLCILPSHFFNARLAWNPTWGLPLAAGVFLLLARSIRRGPSLRRIGGAGALIGLAVQCHGSYFSLLVPALLVPAFFVSSLRERSKFAGVLIAFALLPQVPYFIELAGRPVEKTIEKIDRSAYYFELRSQFGETPLEPIARGEILTEEELLARVGERPLAPWTPFAIAAHQIYPSANEDAYDFRWLTRADNFLNYGAWGPFWRFLQGATALLLLALFGLGLFEAFTRWRAKRDEAAPLLAAWLLAPLVPITLIQQVYFAFPDDPSMSVWVSGSRYLLPAFPAASAFVALGVENLRERFGQKRWILAPLALAVLCGVLIDFGFRFTTYYFNRSGAINRMTISQKLELAGALRCTLGLSLEDIETRVVDRSLLAIEDDFMLPFAHAAVHCDGDSTHVTLPPDACLALDLPARLRKDSRYWPGRIANQNIKEAARLTPSGLTPILQTDSFVISTYERMPCLKGNVINGYFSDERDPERTDASWRRRN from the coding sequence GTGAGCGAAAACGAGAACGACGAGCTGGACTGGCGGTCCCAATGGGGGCCGGAGCTGCTCATTCTCGCGCTCGCCGTGCTGCTGCGCGTGTGGGATTTCGGTGCCGCCGAGTTCGTCCGTTACGCCGATCGCGACGCCTATCGCGGGTGGCTGATGATCCACGGGAAGCTGCGTTCCATGATGGGACCCGAGCTCACCTACGGCGGCAACCTGCCGGGGCCTTTCCTATATTTGACGTTGGGTTTCGTGTTGCTGCTCTTCGGAGGAAATCCCGAGAGCCTCGTCGGCCTTGCCGCCCTGTGCTCGCTGGGTGCGCTGGGGCTCTCCTATTTCGCCGTGCGCGAGTTGTTCGGCCGTCGCGTGGCGCTTGTCGCCGCGCTGCATCTCTGTATTCTTCCCTCGCACTTTTTCAACGCGCGTCTTGCCTGGAATCCGACCTGGGGCCTCCCGCTTGCGGCGGGCGTGTTCCTGCTGCTCGCTCGCAGCATCCGCCGGGGGCCGAGCCTTCGCCGGATCGGCGGCGCGGGCGCGCTCATCGGGCTGGCGGTGCAGTGTCACGGCAGTTACTTCTCGCTCCTCGTGCCGGCGCTGCTGGTCCCGGCCTTCTTCGTCAGTTCGCTTCGCGAACGCTCGAAGTTTGCCGGGGTGCTCATCGCCTTCGCACTGCTTCCGCAGGTTCCCTACTTCATTGAGCTTGCCGGTCGCCCGGTGGAGAAAACCATCGAGAAAATCGATCGCAGCGCCTATTACTTCGAACTGCGCTCCCAGTTTGGAGAAACACCGCTCGAGCCCATCGCACGCGGCGAGATCCTCACCGAGGAAGAGCTCCTCGCCCGCGTGGGCGAGCGCCCGCTTGCTCCGTGGACGCCCTTCGCCATTGCCGCGCATCAGATTTATCCAAGCGCCAACGAAGATGCCTACGATTTTCGCTGGCTCACGCGCGCCGACAACTTTCTGAACTACGGTGCCTGGGGTCCGTTCTGGCGATTCCTGCAGGGCGCGACCGCGCTCCTGCTGCTCGCCCTGTTCGGGCTGGGCCTCTTCGAAGCGTTCACACGCTGGCGCGCGAAGCGCGACGAGGCTGCGCCGCTGCTGGCCGCGTGGCTGCTCGCGCCGCTCGTTCCGATCACGCTCATTCAGCAGGTCTACTTCGCTTTTCCCGACGATCCGTCCATGAGCGTTTGGGTCTCTGGATCGCGCTACCTGCTCCCGGCCTTTCCCGCGGCCAGCGCCTTTGTCGCGCTCGGCGTAGAAAATCTCCGGGAGCGTTTTGGCCAAAAACGCTGGATTCTTGCTCCCCTGGCGCTTGCCGTTCTGTGCGGCGTGCTCATCGATTTCGGTTTTCGGTTTACGACCTACTATTTCAATCGCAGCGGCGCGATCAATCGCATGACCATTTCACAAAAGCTTGAACTGGCAGGTGCCCTGCGCTGCACGCTCGGACTGAGCCTCGAGGACATCGAAACACGGGTCGTCGACCGCAGCCTGCTGGCCATCGAAGACGACTTCATGCTGCCCTTCGCCCATGCCGCAGTACACTGCGATGGTGATTCGACTCACGTGACCCTGCCACCCGATGCCTGCCTGGCCCTCGACCTGCCGGCCCGGCTCCGGAAGGACAGCCGGTACTGGCCCGGCAGAATCGCCAACCAAAACATTAAGGAGGCGGCCCGATTGACCCCCTCCGGGCTCACCCCTATCCTTCAAACTGATAGTTTTGTCATCTCGACCTATGAACGGATGCCTTGCCTGAAGGGCAATGTCATCAACGGGTACTTTTCCGATGAACGAGACCCTGAGCGAACCGACGCGTCCTGGCGTCGCCGGAACTGA